Below is a genomic region from Henckelia pumila isolate YLH828 chromosome 3, ASM3356847v2, whole genome shotgun sequence.
GGGGGGTAGTATGTCAAGAAGAAAGACCGTAGCGGCGTAGCCCTCCCATTTACTTGGGTACAATATGGCGAGTATAGATACATATTCTCTCACTTAAGGAAACCACATTGCCTTTAAGGaaacaacatttttttaaaagagcaTTTATTTGAATGTGTTCCCATTTAAATGCAACTAAGGCCTGCCTTATGATGACGAATATGTGCTCAAAGAAACCAACATCTTGCCCAATACCACGAATTTATTCATACCTTCTGGAAAATACTTGGAAAGTTTGCTGTTACTAAGCCACAATAAATGGCTGTATAAATTGGCTTACATTAAGGAAATCAGCTATCAGGTCCTCGTTATAATTTGTGGATGTGTAATTAAACATGTATGTATTGGTTtcatttggaaaaaaatatcgCGCTAACAATATACTGGTTAGACGACGCATATCTGACCTTAATGGTCACTTTTAACTGTTAACCCATGTGTTACTTTCAAAGCTAATAAAATAGATTGTGCAGGTGAATCCACACACCCACCAGGTTAAATTATGCGATTTTGGAAGTGCAAAAGTGTTGGTATGTGTAATGTCTATATATTGGAGGTCACATTTTTGCAACGGGCAATATGTATGATCTAATTTGCAATGTTTTGGCAGGTCAAAGGGGAACCCAATATCTCTTACATTTGCTCTAGGTATTATAGAGCACCTGAGCTCATTTTTGGAGCGACCGAGTATACTACAGCAATTGATATCTGGTCTACTGGGTGTGTGCTTGCTGAGCTACTTCTTGGACAGGTACTTTTTTGACCATTTTTCTTAGTGTTGTATAATAGATCTTTGATAACAGTACTAAGATTATCATCCCCTCGTATTATGTGTGTTGTTGATGGGCTTTGCCTCTTCAGCCCCTTTTCCCTGGTGAGAGTGGAGTGGACCAGCTTGTTGAGATTATCAAggttctctctctctctctctctctctctctctctctctctctctctctctaacACAACACACAAGCTTCTTGATTTGTATTTCTTCCTTAGTTGCTGGTGTGGAGCTGGGGGTGGTTGGATTGGTGTAGTTTGAGTTTGGAACCGTTCCGTGTTTGTTAATCTTGTTCTTCTAACATCCTGAGAAATTCATTCATTCATAGACAAAAATGTGGGGAGATATTTGGAGTTTTTTGTGGATTTGCAGTTTATATAATTCTGAATGTCACGATTTGTTGCTTTTGTTTTGATTTAATGTATGTACTTTAAGTAATTACTGGCTTGTGTTGTTCAATGGTTGAAAGCTCGTTTCCCCAGAAAAAATGGTTGAAAGCTTATATTTTTGTGGAGCGATAAAGTTCCTCTCCCTGTTGTCTTTGGCCTAGTTCAGCAATTTTCTGTTTCTCAACCTATTAAATAACTGAGTTTTTTTTTCAGGTTTTAGGCACTCCAACAAGAGAGGAAATTAAATGCATGAATCCGAACTATACTGAGTTCAAGTTTCCTCAAATTAAAGCTCATCCATGGCACAAGGTACTTGTTGGCTATGTAAATTATGCTGATATTGAATGTCTCCTATCTGTTTTTGTTTCATAAATTTTCACTTCAGGTATTCCACAAACGCATGCCCCCAGAAGCGGTTGATCTGGTGTCGAGACTTCTGCAATATTCTCCTAACCTGCGTTGCTCTGCTGTGAGTATTTTTTTCTCAGTCTGgaagagagggaggggggctgGGAAAATTTCTGCGGACATTTATTTTTTCCTTCAGTTGAGTTAGCGACCATGAAACATGAGCATATCAGAGTGTAGGATTACCTAATTCTTTACAGGAGAAACTCACTTGTTATCATTGTGGTTTATATATTTCATCTCTTCATGGAGTACTGTCTTAATAGAGCTGGCGTATAGATGTCCTAGTGATGAATAGAAACCTGTGTAATGTGTCATAAATTTCTTAATCCTTTGATGCTTTCCTTTATCCGTAGCTACATCATTTGCTGATGGCAAATTGTTCCTTCCCTGGTTTTGTTCTGGAATTTGATGCGTTTAATTACTCTACAGCTGGATGCCATGACCCACACCTTTTTTGACGAGCTTCGTGATCCAAACACCCGTCTGCCCAATGGGCGTTTTCTTCCCCCATTGTTCAACTTCAAGCCTCATGGTACGCTTTCTCATGAACTAAAACATTTACGCTCTATTTGTCTTTTCTTGTTTATCGAAGTTTGAAATGGATGTTACATCTGAGTTTCAGAGTTGAAAGGTGTTCCTGAGGAAATCCTGATAAAGTTGGTACCCGAGCATGCTCGAAAGCAGTGTCCCTTCCTTGGGTTATAAAATCCGTCAAGTGCCGTACATGCACACCTCTCAGGCTCTCACCATGTTTCTTCTTGCCCTCATCTGCTGTCCCTTGGTTcattttgtattgttttgtactaGATACACCTCGTTTCCGCAAAAGAAGATTTGGGTTAAGTGCTGTATGCTATTCATTGTCAATGGATATAAAtatgttgtgtgtaatttaacCTCGTCTATGAGGATGACTAATTATTTTATCTAAATGAAAGTTATTGTGTTGGATTTACATGTTTGTTGCATCATATCAAGGTAGTGCTTTCAAGCTTGTTTCGAGTGTTTTCGAGCTTCTACATACAATTTCCAAATATTTTCTCAGTTAGAAGTTTTGGATGCACACTTATGAGTAAGTTCTTGCAAACGCTACCTAAATATATTATTAGGATTCGTTTTCTGGCTTGTGGATTGGTATCGTATACATCTAAATCATCAATCTTTTGGCTTTACCTAACTGAGAAGCACGAGGCCATGAATGAAAAGTAAAATCCCAGTTCATTTTTTCCCTAACGCCATTGGTATAGACTAGAGTGGTCGAGAATAGGTAGATCCCTCCCTCATTGTTAGAAAAACAAGAAAGTAATACGTAACGAGGTATGACAGTATAGGCGATGGCTCTTCTTTAACCCCTAGGAGTCGTCGATGTGAACGTCGAATGTCCGATTTGTTAGAAGATTGGATCATTTCATGTTCTTAAAACCAAATTCTTCAATATGTGCACCTGTCCTTACATTACAATCCCGATTAATATGCATGATAGTCTAGATAATGGACTAGGATCCTATGCAGTGACCTAAACACAGCATTCGGTGGTGTGGTTTCAAAACCATACCGTTTGGCTAAGTgctgttattattatatttttggcgttttttttttttcctgtttTGACTCCATTTGTCTTtcactcaaattttttttaattatcttcaaaaaaatcattttaaattttcttttatccGCTTTTCTATTTTTCTCATTCATTCAACTTTTTTTTATAGGAAATACTCGAGTATACAAGTtcgattattttattatttacatATCTATTTTTCTAATTGTTtgctaaattaattaattacaacaGTCAAtggaaataataattaatattatttttaaaacaatcaATTAATTCATGCAAAGTATATTACAattaaaaattagaaaaaaaacatatagagaaattaaattaaaccaAAATATCTGCATAGAATAATTCAATGATAGATCTTGACTTAAAAAAGtaaatctaaaaataatatttaaaggAAACATATTTTTAGATGCGATTGTTCCAGTAGCATTATcgttattaaaaataaaaataattattataagcATCCTTTGATTGTGGCCTAATTACATCACTTAGCAAAACAGTACCATATCCGATCTTTCATCAGGATATCTGTTAGTGAATCATCATCAGACAAGTTGAGTTCGAGATTGatccaaaaataataaagaaacgACTATTGAATCTACCTCAAAGGTAATATGAAAAGCTAAAAACCGAATATAATAGAAAAAATGAACAGATATAATGTGTAAATGTTGTTAATTTTAAACTTGACTTGTTCAAGTGACATATATGATGGACGTAGGACAAGTACTTTTGTCTCTAATTTTGCACAACAATGCTATAAGCATCGTGCTTGGCTTGTTCTCATAGAATACGAATATCTCGTGTTGATTTCATGCATGTGTCTCTTATTTTCGTGTTAGGTGGACATATTTGTCATTTCTATtgactaattttttaaaattgggcAAGAGTTTACAGTTAGATTTTGAACCTAAGTTTTTATTTCAAACTTGAGATCTTGGTGTCAGATGTGATATAGGTTATCGGTGAGATATATTTGTTATCAAGTGAAAATGGATCAATTATAAAAACCAAGATTAGGTTTCAAGTCTTCGTATAAATATAACTTATTCATTTTATTAATCAGTACTTGTTTCTATCACCTTAAAAAAAACGACCTTTTAATTATATACGTTTGATTGATTAGCTATTTAAATGAAGTTCACTTGTGCAGTTGTGCCTGATAAATGCgaatttttggatttcaatttcATTCACTACCGTTTTAAATTTCTGTCTTATTCATTTTAAGggattttagaattttatttataGATTGAAGTAATTTGATTTGAAAGCCACTTTAAATCCAAATCTAATTATGGAAAGAAAATCAAGCAATAGCATGAAACTGTTGAATTCATATTAGCATAAGTATTATCTTAATGTTCAAAGTAagtccaaaattaatttttgaaaattgatttGGACATGTGAGGTTCATATAAATATATGAACTTTATTTGATCAAATTGAAAGTGAACCGCTGAATGTAGTGTAATAATATCTTTCATTAACCGCATAAAAATCCTTGTGCAACGTGGATATgtagaaattttaaatattgttcaGGTACTGGTTTTTGAAGAAAATTAAAcacaaattttgatatttttttagagTTGAAAAGAAAGCTCTCTATCATTTAGCAATTTGTTTCCTTGGTATACGGACAAGTTCTGCTATTGCAATATCTTCTTCCCTTGTATATGTCAATTCGATGATACAATCACTTGTTAGTTGTTTCCTGTCCGCTGACGTAAGATCTTAATTAGTCAGTAATTAAGTGTAATTATGTCTATGTGAATTGCGAGGTAACACAAAAGTTGTATTTACATGGTTTCTTTATTGAATGTGACGTCATCAGTACACCTTTTTAATATGAAGATTGAGATTtgaaaaaacaagaaaaatgttAAAAAATCATGGGGCAAGTTAACTAATACACACAAAAGAAATTGTCCCTACAATGCTATAATGGGACATTTTATTACTTGATTGATGAAGAAAATTTCAACTTGTATTGGGAGTGGGGATCTCATATTCAGTCATGCAACCACCTTATATAAAGCAATATATGAGGAAAAGTCAGTAGTCCCAACCAAAGGGGATGGAAGGAATCAACACAATGGGTCGCCAAGTGCATCCCCCAAAACAAGATCAAGAAGATGACGACGACGATAAAAATATGGAAGCGTTTTTCACGATTCTAAGAAGGATAAAATTCGCGCGGGCTTATGATACGAACACTTCTAGTATTTGCAACAACGCTAATCGGGTGTCTAAGAAGGCGAAGATCACCCAACCCTCGGTTTGCTTGTCTCCGTTCGGAGGGGGAGAGCCGGGGAAACATGTGTTTATGATGCATTCCGAAGAAACCAAATCAAAAGAGAAGGAAGAAGGATGGAGTGGATTAGATCTCAACCTAAAGTTGTAATGAAGTTCAAAAGTTGGTCTTCAAATTTGTATTGTAAGATGTTAGTCTACTCTATGCTATTATTGGTATAGTCgagaataatcaataatcaccTCAGTATTATGAGGAATGTTATCAGAAtgacaaatttgaaaaaatcaaTTCTTGTAATGAAAGAATGCTACTAAATATAATTGTCATGATATTATGTAACAGTTAATTATAACATCATGATTAAGTATAACAAATCGGTCATTAAACTAAACTAAAGTCTAAATTATTAATTGTTCATAGGGTTAGATACATTAATTATGACAAAATTAGACCAAGCATGTGCACGTTGGGACAATTGTGTGTGCATGTTCCAGTTGAATCATTACTTCCTCTCTACCATTTGAACATGCAAAAATCAAAACACAGACGACACAGTTTGCTTTCACCTCAACAAGTGTGTACAAGAGAAGAGTGTCTCTAAGTTTgataaaaattttgaagaagAATTGACATTTAAACATACTCTACACTCATTTAAGTTGGAAATTAAATACCTCTCATCAAGCAATTATGGTCCAACAAATTTAGGCTGTAGTAGGCAGATGGATGAATGGCTATAATGACACGAAATCTTGTCCATCCACCGAAAACATCACGCTAAAACTCTTAGTCGGTATCATGATCATTGACAAAAGAACTCAAAGTTCAAGTTTGGCGTAGAATAATCGGTGGAAAGTATCTTTGAGGCTATAAGGGCGTTAGCTGCTTCAGTGTAGTGGACTCCATCCCAGCTCACAAACCGGGATTGTTGATCGCAGACCTGATACCCTGTAAAGCCACATGAAACCCTTTTGTCATAGTTGTACGGTGGTCCTCCAGAACCGCAACATGTCATCAATGGACTTGAGAAGCCTATTAAATCAAGGAAAAAATGAAACAGCATAATGGGCTAGAGTTAGTAACCTTGGGGGTTGATGAAATTAGAAAGTATGTTCCAAATACGATTCCCTAGAAAACTTATAATGTTGCCTCTTAATGAAAAGGACGAAACTATATTTCTTACCATATGCGCTGGAGTTGGCAATGATATCAAGCTTGATAGAATATATATCGACATACACTACGGACACATCCTTCATATCAGATCTTAATTCTTGACATAGCTTGCGTAGTCCTTCATTGAACAGTTGTGCTACTTCATTATAACTTGAAATGCATCCAAATGAATCGAGTGAATCATTTTGAACTAGAGCAAGTTTTTGGGGTAGACAGCCTAATGGCCCTGTGTTATGGACCCAAAATTTTCTGCCTCCTTGATCGTATAATTCCTACAATATTTATCAAGGATGACAAAGACTAAAAGTCACAAGAGATCAACAGTTtggaatatattttttaatatcaaTGGATTCCAATATTCTCATCAATCAAATACGAAGTTTTGCATCTGACTTGCTGCACATGTTTGCTAATAATctaaatcagaaatccaaaTTGAAAGAAGTTCAAATGTTAGGAAAACAGTGAGATATTTGCCATGGATTCACAATTCTTCCTCACTGTTAGAGAGACGAATAATTAACTGACCTTAACAGAATTCTCGATTTCTGCCAATACAGATGGAATCTTGTTGAAAACTTGCACATAGGATAAGCCCTTAGTAAATGAATCGGCAAGGTCATTTTGTCCGATATCAATGATGTAAAGAGCATCACTGAACCTATCATTGCCAAGAACACTGTTGATTCCTAAGTATAACATGAACATGAGTCGAGTTATTTAGTTAGCACTTTTCTCATTTTCAAGAAAAGAATCAAGTAAAGAGAACCTAAGGGAGGAAATCGCGCTGCACAAATAGAGTTTGTTGGTTTCCATGTATTTTCATGGCTCTCCACCTCCAGAGAGACAAAATGGCTTTTATAGGCCTCTATTATAGTGTAGAAAGTAGAAACCAAAGACTGGCATATGAATATCGTGTTATCTATTTATTCAAAAGTCGAATAAAAACAACAATGAAAGATCAAGAGAGACATGTGAACTACACTAGCTTCAAGCATTCAAATTATCTCATCGGTTAAAATTGCCATTAATCTCCGTTGTCCATTCTTCCATTCTGTTATGCTTTGTAGCTACATACGGTGCATCCAACCACATAAGAGAAgctataaattataattttcacAGAAAATTGCAAAATTCCAGAAAATTTTTTGTTCTTGGAACTCTAAAACTTATCTTGCCATCTGTCCACCCCAAGAAAAGTAACAAAATTCTTTCTCCTTAGATGTCGCAGCTTAAGTAAAGCTACAAACCATAGGCGGGGAAATCACCTGCATCAAGAAGTTCGGCAGAACGAGCCTTAAAATGTGTAAACTGCTTGACCTGAATATTCAGTGCAAAGGGTACATTTTTAGGCAGCGTGCAAGACCCTGCTATAGCAAAGTTCGCACCATTTGAAAAGTTGGAACCTAATGAGTCCAGATATGGGCTTAGAAGACTTGTGTTTAGACTCTGACCTGAAAAACAATAAGGCATCGTCTTCTCagcaataaaaagaaaaaaactacACATGATAAATCAAAACCTCACGAGTTTGATctaatcacaaaaacaacacatgACATTTAAACAGTAACTACGACACCCAATGAAAATGTCTTGAAGAGGTTACTCTGGGGAGTATCCATGTAGGACTATAACATTTAATAAGGCCATCATAAGATAACCGAAAAAACGCCAACCTCAAGGATATCACGATTATTCAAACATAAAACAATGCCGATGTATTCAGATCAAAACTTTAAGTAAATCCAACTAGCAGGAACTACCTCTAACACCttatcaaaatctcataagGAACAAAATAAAAGAATCACAGATAGATTGTTCCCACGAAAATTCATCTTATATTTGTCATATTCCCAATACTTTTGCAGAATGTATGGCGCAAATAAGAAatatcaagaaaaaaaaatgtttccaGTTCCTTAAATGCACAACCACCACATGCACGAAGAATCACTCGAAATAATTACTCTTTGGACCACATTTTCTGCACCAATCGGTCCTGCATCACAGACCATCCCACCCCTTCTAGCCATATCGAAATGAAAAActtttgtaaacaatattttgttttcaGAATACTAAACTAACATAATCAAAAATGTTTATACATTacaatacaaataaaaaaaaaaaacttaaatttgaTCAGACACCACACTCTCTGCTTGTCAAGCTACAGTTGGATTGGATCATCTTTAGTTTTACGGCATCAAAAGACGCAAACAAACAATAATTAATCCTGAAACCCAACCCATGCTTTTCGGGGAAAAATATATAAGACTAGTGCGAACCAGCTGCATGAGGCGAAAAGAGCGCAAAAGATAGACACTTTACTCAACTACTACAGAAAACAGAGTGTCCCACGTAATTGTCTTTTCCCAccaagaaagaaaacaaaagacac
It encodes:
- the LOC140886809 gene encoding shaggy-related protein kinase alpha, which translates into the protein MASVGVAPTSGLRESGSHEMGVDRLPEEMNEMKIRDDKEMEATVVDGNGTETGHIIVTTIGGRNGQPKQTISYMAERVVGHGSFGVVFQAKCLETGESVAIKKVLQDKRYKNRELQTMRLLDHPNVVAFKHCFFSTTEKDELYLNLVLEYVPETVHRVIKHYNKLNQRMPLIYVKLYSYQIFRALCYIHRGIGVCHRDIKPQNLLVNPHTHQVKLCDFGSAKVLVKGEPNISYICSRYYRAPELIFGATEYTTAIDIWSTGCVLAELLLGQPLFPGESGVDQLVEIIKVLGTPTREEIKCMNPNYTEFKFPQIKAHPWHKVFHKRMPPEAVDLVSRLLQYSPNLRCSALDAMTHTFFDELRDPNTRLPNGRFLPPLFNFKPHELKGVPEEILIKLVPEHARKQCPFLGL
- the LOC140891704 gene encoding GDSL esterase/lipase LIP-4-like, yielding MERQTSVGVINSHSSCSFVSMNHCCIAIFYFFFLLLPISLLSHCTRPPIIFNFGDSNSDTGGLVAALGFPVNLPNGRAFFAKSTGRLSDGRLIIDFLCQSLNTSLLSPYLDSLGSNFSNGANFAIAGSCTLPKNVPFALNIQVKQFTHFKARSAELLDAGINSVLGNDRFSDALYIIDIGQNDLADSFTKGLSYVQVFNKIPSVLAEIENSVKELYDQGGRKFWVHNTGPLGCLPQKLALVQNDSLDSFGCISSYNEVAQLFNEGLRKLCQELRSDMKDVSVVYVDIYSIKLDIIANSSAYGFSSPLMTCCGSGGPPYNYDKRVSCGFTGYQVCDQQSRFVSWDGVHYTEAANALIASKILSTDYSTPNLNFEFFCQ